Part of the Mytilus galloprovincialis chromosome 14, xbMytGall1.hap1.1, whole genome shotgun sequence genome is shown below.
ATGTATGACACAAATAGTTTTATTAATGTATTAGAAAGCCAAGAATAAAAGATGATTAAACATTTTgtggttcaattttaattttattttctaactgtggagtgctacctttaTAACTTTTAACAGACTAAGCAGAGCTGCCCATGGCGGGTGGTGCATCTATCCTGTCAAAGCAATGTTATTTTTCCTTTCTTTACCACAGTCAACTACTGTCTCATTCATTCATCAGATTGCAAAGACCAAGGAATTCCATTGAAGCAGTGCAGATTAATGTACTCATATCTTTGCATCGCAACAAAACAAGGCCATGTGTTGTGAAACCCATGCTATAAAGGGGAATTTGTTTGGATGTGTTTGTATAAAATCTCATCATTTCTGAAGAGCAACACTAAATGTATTGCCTCATGTTAATAAAGTGCAACATTCTCTGCACGTTAAGAACTCCATAGCCGTTCTGCATGTTGAATgttctgtccctatccaaaatACCTTTGATTTCAATTGCAAGCTGCATTATAAATTTCGGTCCTTTATCCAGGTTTATCCTCTGCAGAAATaaccaaaacaaattataaatgcATGACACATGAAATACAATTCTTCTCGGGGTGTTTTTGGgagaataaataaattaattatcgAACCAACAAATTGCCTGTTCAGTTTCAGGCAATTTGTAGAAGAGGGATATCAATGAGATGCATATGACAAAAGTGGGCAAAACACAACATCTTGCAAAGAAAATAACTaatattgaatttattttcaaaatttcagtcattttacaaaacgCCTAGGTATTTTTAGACATTTTATATAATGCATAAAAATTcggtcattttacaaaatgactaaatTTAGAAACAGCTTGTAACATATACGAAGACTAATTATTTATAGACTGTTATTCGcgttctttttttgtttgttgttccATACGAACAACTTAAAAAGTAGTTTACTTAATTCTTCGATTGTCCTTTCCTATACATTGCAGGTTACAGCTAGCAATATGGGATAAGAACCCACGAGTCATGTTACCATACTGTGACACAACATTGGACCACAACATGATAGACCCtaaaaaaagcattttatttAGTAAAGGTTATTTTGGAAATCTTCGTGGAATTGTTGTTAATGGGCCGTTCGTAGGTTGGAATACGACGGCAAACGTACTATTACAACGAGATGGCGGACGTTTTGGATCGTATATGACAGATGAAGGATATAAACAAACTATGTCTCTTAAACATATGCGAGAGGTCACTTTAGGAACATCTCTGGGTCAAATTGAGAGACAGCACAACAACCCTCACGTGTATATTGGGGGTCTTATGAGTGATCTCAATTATGCACCATCTGACCCATTTTTCTTTTGTCATCATAATTACATTGATTATGTTTGGGAAAAGTTTAGAGAAAATCAACGGAGAAAAAATATCGACCCAGGTAGTGATTACCCTAGCAATACTATGAATTTACATGAACCTGGCAGGCGCCTTCCTATGATAGCAGATTATCTAAAAGTTAATCTTACCCAAGCACAATGCAGTCATAATATGTTCTCCgataaatttttaataaattttgcaaAATCACCAAAATATCCAAATTGTGGAAACTATCCACATATTAAGAGAAATGATACGAGGAAGGTATGTTACTCTGCTGAATATCCTTCTACTCAAGATCGTAATGTGGTAGCTCTTCAAACACATGTTCGTGCAAACAAAGATGCAACGAAATTTAAAGTAACAAAAGGTTTTGTAGCTTTTTCTAATGACAAGAGAAACAAACCTAAAAAAGTTTCTAAAAGATCAGCAGATGTTCACAAATTGTCTGCTAGTGAATCAAATTCTGTGTCAACTAGAAACCAACCGATCCAGAATGATTTCCTGTTAGATGGTGTGGTTTCCGCAAAAAATTGGGCATACATACCTGTACGAATAGTATACAAGCGTCCACCTAATTGCCGTTTCAATATTAGAACGGCTAAGTACCAAAGAGTAATGGAAGAAAAGGCGGAACATAAAAGACAAGAACGTTTGCATTTTGAAGATGGCGATTTGTACAATCCACGGGCGTATCCAAGACTTTGGGAAAAAATTCGAGAGGGTAATCCTGCCTCATTTGGTGAATTCAAAGTAAGGGGATCTGGAGAATCTAAAATATTTGTCGAAACCACTGGGTTATCCTACAAAGGAGAATATAAAGAGTATGCTATAGTTGACGAACGGCAACCAATCAGTGAAGCTGTAGCATATGTTGCATTAAAGCGTCCAAGTGATGGTGAAACAGTCCAAACATTTGTAACAGCTTTCGATCCCAATGGACGTGTTTGTGAGGCTCATTGCCATGTGAAAGGCTCAAACCCACCAAAATATGAACGCTGTTCTGGTGTTATAAACATTAATTCTAAAGAACCAAAAATGTATGGGGATAATTTGGGTGATGCTTATTTGCTAAGATACCGTTTTCAAGGCGACAATCTACCTAGTAGTCATGATGGAGACGTCTTCTTGATGTTTTTCTGTAACTATGGGAAACGATTTCCATGGGAAAAGACATATAATAAGAAgtaaataaattttgtataaatatatgcaGATTTTTCTTTTCAGAATGTACAGAAATTC
Proteins encoded:
- the LOC143058109 gene encoding uncharacterized protein LOC143058109, whose translation is MNSYCALLLIIINGVEALIYKDWFPGPMEKCLMDRSRGVSPRRIPAFDILFECKNYQVAYNNVDNDVVSPVTEDNERYFKHLGRRLQGLESEYKRRKRSAKWKWNNQRKEIRTLTDKQRSDYFAALNALKKDGSYDAITRLHQQTAIMGAHFGPGFLGWHRIYNLVLQLAIWDKNPRVMLPYCDTTLDHNMIDPKKSILFSKGYFGNLRGIVVNGPFVGWNTTANVLLQRDGGRFGSYMTDEGYKQTMSLKHMREVTLGTSLGQIERQHNNPHVYIGGLMSDLNYAPSDPFFFCHHNYIDYVWEKFRENQRRKNIDPGSDYPSNTMNLHEPGRRLPMIADYLKVNLTQAQCSHNMFSDKFLINFAKSPKYPNCGNYPHIKRNDTRKVCYSAEYPSTQDRNVVALQTHVRANKDATKFKVTKGFVAFSNDKRNKPKKVSKRSADVHKLSASESNSVSTRNQPIQNDFLLDGVVSAKNWAYIPVRIVYKRPPNCRFNIRTAKYQRVMEEKAEHKRQERLHFEDGDLYNPRAYPRLWEKIREGNPASFGEFKVRGSGESKIFVETTGLSYKGEYKEYAIVDERQPISEAVAYVALKRPSDGETVQTFVTAFDPNGRVCEAHCHVKGSNPPKYERCSGVININSKEPKMYGDNLGDAYLLRYRFQGDNLPSSHDGDVFLMFFCNYGKRFPWEKTYNKK